Proteins encoded by one window of Thermoflexus hugenholtzii JAD2:
- the rpmG gene encoding 50S ribosomal protein L33, producing MAKEVRVVITLACTECKERNYTTQKNRNNDPNRLELRKYCPRCRKHTLHRETR from the coding sequence ATGGCGAAAGAGGTGCGGGTGGTGATCACCCTGGCGTGCACGGAATGCAAGGAACGGAATTACACGACCCAGAAAAACCGGAACAACGACCCGAACCGCCTGGAGCTGCGCAAGTATTGTCCCCGATGCCGCAAGCACACGCTGCATCGGGAGACGCGCTGA
- the secE gene encoding preprotein translocase subunit SecE produces the protein MAKVAETRRWLRGDWAPLRYLREVQGELKKVRWPDRQELYRLTGVVLSVTIGMSILLGLVDYFFFWLFGGIFTTPQDPLRLGIAVVGSLIGLGALAFALSRE, from the coding sequence GTGGCGAAGGTAGCGGAGACCCGGCGGTGGCTGCGGGGCGACTGGGCCCCGCTGCGCTATCTGCGGGAGGTCCAGGGGGAGCTGAAAAAGGTCCGCTGGCCGGACCGGCAGGAGCTCTACCGGTTGACGGGGGTGGTCCTGTCGGTCACCATCGGCATGTCGATCCTCCTGGGGCTGGTCGATTATTTCTTCTTCTGGCTGTTCGGCGGCATCTTCACCACGCCCCAGGATCCCCTGCGGCTCGGGATCGCCGTAGTGGGCAGTTTGATCGGGCTGGGCGCCCTCGCCTTCGCCCTCAGCCGCGAGTGA
- the nusG gene encoding transcription termination/antitermination protein NusG, with protein sequence MEEERSVPQEPAEVDTEALEELLRELELEEPASAPPEKGEEPVMEPLQAPGEGAVEASAEPAWYVVHCYSGSEHKVKHNLEQRIASLGMQHKIFNIVVPEEEEIEIKEGKKRPVRRRIYPGYILVEMIMDEDSWAVVRNTPGVTGFVGMGNQPTPLRPEEVQAIFKRMESKSPRIRVTFKPGQKVRITEGPFADFVGIVDEIDPDKAKVRVLVSFFGRETPVELDFTQVEKI encoded by the coding sequence ATGGAGGAAGAGCGGTCAGTGCCACAGGAGCCGGCGGAGGTCGATACGGAGGCGCTGGAGGAGCTGCTGCGCGAGCTGGAACTGGAAGAGCCGGCCTCCGCTCCTCCCGAGAAAGGAGAGGAGCCCGTCATGGAACCCCTTCAGGCTCCCGGCGAAGGCGCGGTAGAAGCCTCCGCCGAACCCGCCTGGTATGTGGTGCATTGTTACTCCGGCTCCGAGCACAAAGTGAAGCATAACCTGGAGCAGCGCATCGCCTCCCTGGGCATGCAGCACAAGATCTTCAACATCGTGGTGCCCGAGGAGGAAGAGATCGAGATCAAAGAAGGCAAGAAGCGTCCGGTCCGCCGGCGGATCTATCCCGGCTACATCCTGGTGGAGATGATTATGGATGAGGACTCGTGGGCCGTGGTGCGGAACACGCCGGGGGTGACAGGCTTTGTGGGGATGGGCAACCAGCCCACCCCACTGCGCCCGGAGGAGGTCCAGGCGATCTTCAAGCGCATGGAGAGCAAATCCCCTCGCATCCGGGTCACCTTCAAGCCTGGCCAGAAGGTCCGCATCACCGAAGGCCCCTTCGCGGATTTCGTGGGCATCGTGGACGAGATCGACCCGGACAAGGCGAAGGTGCGGGTTCTGGTCTCCTTCTTCGGCCGGGAAACCCCGGTGGAGCTGGATTTCACCCAGGTGGAGAAGATCTGA